The following DNA comes from Deltaproteobacteria bacterium.
GGGTGCGTCGCCCAACCCGACGGATCTGTCGCCCCGCCCATTGGGTGAGTCGCCCCGCCAATTGGGTGAGTCGCCCCGCCAATTGGGTGAGTCGCCGCGCCCATTGGGGTGAGTCGCCGCGCCCATTGGGGTGAGTCGCCCCGCCAATTGGGTGAGTCGCCCAGCCCGCTGGGTGCGCCGCCCAGCGCATTGGGGACGCGGCCCGACCAACTGGGCAGTCGGGTCGTCACTTTGGGCGCGTGAAACGAAACGGCGCCGGCGGCCGAGGCCACCGACGCCGCTCGCGTGCTGCGCTCGGTTCCTAGAAGCGCGCCTGCAGCAGCAGGTTGAAGCCGAGGATGTCCGGCTTCTGGAAGCTGGGCTCCGACACGCCGAGGATGTCGTCCTTGAACGTGGTGAGGTTGTTGTTGCGCGTGTAGTAGATCTGCCCGACCGCGGCGATGTACTCGCTGATGTCCATGCGCGCGGTGCCCTTGGCGCTGAACACGTTCACCGCGCTCGCGCCCGTGGGCAGCACGTCGAAGGTGTTGATGTCGGTGACCACCACCGTGCGCGTGCCCGAGAGCCCGGCCGGCGGGTTGTTGCCGCCGAGCGTGTCGCTGGTGGTGAACGACGACGGCCGCTGCAAGCCGCCAATCCCGCCCAGCGTGAGGTGGATCGCGGGGAAGTAGTAGTCCGCGTTCACCGCGAAGAAGAGCTCGGGGTCCTCGGTGGTGTTCGCCGGGAAGTCGTAGAAGGGCGGGAAGCCCGGCGCGTTGAACTGGATGTACGAGAGCGAGCGGTACAGGCCGAGGAAGCCCAGGCGCAGGTAGTCGTACTTCACGCGGATCTGCAGCGCCGAGGCGCTCGCGTTCTGGGTCTTGGTGGCGCCGAAGATGTCCGGGTCGGCGAGGGTCTGCTGGAGGAAGTCACCCTCGAGCGCGACGGTGTACGAGAGGCCGCCCGGGTAGCTCTCCGGCCGGAAGAAGTTGATGGGCTGGTTGGGGTCGTTCTTGTAGAGCGCGAAGTCCGGCGAGTAGCCGATGGGCTCGCCCTTGTGGAACACGGCCTCGGCGGCGACGCCGCGCGAGTTCACGGGCACGCCGAGCACCTGCGGCTCGGGATTCACGCCCTTCTGGAAGTAGCCGGCGTTGGCTTCGAGTCGGAGGATGGGCAGCACGTCGATGCCCGCGCCGCCGAGGACGCCGTAGTTGGTCTCCAGCTCGTGGATCTGCGCGTTCTCGATGGTGGTCGTCTTGATGCCCGCGTACGCGTAGAAGGGCATCGAGCCCAGGTTCTTGTTGAGCATCAGCTTGGCGCCAGGCACCGAGCCGCCCTGGTTGGGGAAGATGTCCGAGCCGCCCCAGCTGATCTTGTAGGCGTAGCCCAGGCGCATGCGGTCGGCGGAGAGCGGGAAGCCGGTGAAGGAGATGCCCTCCGTCTTCGCGTCCCAGGCCGCGGGCGCGTAGTTCAAGCGGATGTAGCTCGACGCGTCCTGGATCGCGGTGGACTGCGTCTGGGGGTTGTTCTTCTCCGCGAGCACCAGCACCGTGAGCGCCAGCGCGGCCTCGGCCGAGAGCCCGTGGAAGAAGGTGTCGCTCTTCTTGTAGAGCACCAGGTTCGAGAGGGTCTCGAAGCCGGTATAGCGGGTGTTGAAGTTGTCGTAGAACTGGTTGAACTGCGCCGTCTGGCCGGTGCCCGCGATGCGCGGGCCGGGGCTGTTGGGCGTGGTCTCACCGGGCTTGGCGAGCACGTTCTCGTCGGCGAAGAGGAACGAGAGGCGCGTATCCACGAAGTCGCTGGTGTGGATCCACGCGGGGAGCATGTTCTCGTCGCCGGGGCGGTTCTGCTCCACCGCGGGCTGCGCGTTCTTCACCGGCTGTGAAGGCTGAGCGGGCGCCGCGGCCTCCGACGGGTTCGGCGTGGTGGGCTCGCACGTGCCCCCCTTGCACTGGAAGCCTGCGCCGCAGGGCGGGTTGCAGGGCGTCTCCACGCCGGTGAGGTTCGGAGTGATGTCCGAGTTGGGCGCGGGCGTCTGGGCCAGCGCGCTCGAAGCGGGCAGGGCTGCGGCGAGGCCGGCCAAGAGGCCGGCGGCGATCGATCGACGAAGTTCCACGATGTCCCTCTCTCCGCGGCCGCAAAGGCCGCTCCCTCTCAAGTTCCTCGAAGCTATTGCGGTCCGCCGGCGATGCCGCCCGTGCACGGGAACAGGCCCGCCGGGCATCCGGAGTTGCCACCGTCGTCGTACTGCACGGGGTGACAGCACACGTCGTTCGCGTCGCGCGCGTAGATGAGCCAGCGCGGCCGGCTCGCCTGCACCTGGTTGAGCATGCCCGCCACGCGCATGGTTACGCCCTGGTACTGCGGAAGGGCGAACTGCTGCGGGTTGAAGGTGGGCAGGGCGTCGGCGGTCTGGATGCCGATGCGCGTGCCGTCCGACGGGACGTTTACGCCGCCATCTGGGAAGAGCATGTCGGACATGACCACTTCCCACTGGCCGTAGGTGGTGAGCGTGGAGAGCTCACTGCAGATGCCGGTGACGGTGTCGCTGTAGTGGCTGTAGTCGACGGTGCCGCCGTCGATCTGCACCTGGGGGCGGCCGGTGGTGCACGCGATGTAGCAGGCATCCTCAGGGTAGTTCACGTCGTCGGTGAAGCCGTACCAGCCGCCGTGCGACTTCGAGTTGGCGTAGAGGGGCAGGGTGCCATCGCCGTTGTAGTCGCAGTTGACGAAGATGTTGCTCGGCGTGGCGTAGTCGATCACCACGGGCGCCGACTCCAGGCTCTCCAGGCTCATGCCCGCAAGGCCGTCGTTGTAGTAGCCGCAGAGGTCCATCTGGGTGGCGGTTGGGTGGGTGGCGTCGCTGCCACAGGTGGTGAGGTCGATGGGGGTGGGCGCGGGGATGAACTCCGGCGTGGGCAGCTGGTCCACCTTCACCCAGCCCGGGAAGTCGAGCTGGGTGTCGCCGGAGAACTCCTCCAACGAGCCGGTGAGCGAGATGAGGTGGTCGCCCACGTAGAGGTCGTTCGGCGCCTGGTAGGTGTAGACGAAGATGTGGCCGAAGGTGCTGGTGAGCCCTTGCCAGTACGGCGTCGTCGGGTCGTTGGGATCGCTGAACTTCTGCGCCGAGAGATCGGTGACGTAGAAGCCGCTGGAGGTGATGCCGGTGACGATCATGCCGGCGTCGTCGCTGGTGTACGGCTCGTCGATCTCCACGAAGTCGCCCTGGAGCGGGCTGGTGCGGTTGTCGCACGGACCCAGGCAGAGGTGCTCGCTGACCTTGCAGAAGTAGGTGGTGCCGAAGGTTTGGTCAGTGCAGTCGGAGTCCTGGTTGCAGAACGTCACCGGCGGAGCGAAGTTGGCGCTCGGGTCGCAGTCGGGCTGGCGCTGCACGTCAACGAGCGTGGGCCGCTGGAAATACAGATCCTGCGAGGTGCCGGCGGCGTGGGAGAAGTCGCCCGCGTCGGGATCGTCGGCCGGGTTGGGCACGATGTCCATGCCTGCGTCGTCGTACATGTGGTCCGCGGGCTGGTCGAGCACCCACAGGCGCACCCGGCCGAAGACGTGCGCGGCCTCGATGTCGCCCTCGATGTAGCCCGCGTCGGCGTAGAGGGTGCGGGTGAGCGGGTCGATGTCGCCGGGGGTCACGCGCACGGCGACCACGCGGTTCATGTCGGTGTAGACGTTGCCGTTCTCGTCGAGCGCCTGGCCCTTCACGTGGAAGCGCACGCGGCTGAAGGGGAAGGGCCATCCGGAGTCCGGGCTGCCACCGTCGCCGGGCGTGAGCGGCGTGCCGTCGAGGCCAGTCACGCTGGTGACCTGCACCTGGAACGAGCCTGCTTGGTGCGGGAGCACCAGCGGATCCTGCGAGCCGAGGCGGTCGCCGCAGTTGCAGCCGGCAATGGCGGACAGCGCGAGCAGCGCGGGGGCGTAGGAGAGGCGGCGCATCACTTCACCCTCGCTTCAATCCGGCCGTCCTCGACGCCCACCACGATCGGCATGATCGTCGGCTTGGAGCAGAACGACTCCAGCTCCGGCGTGATGTGGCCGCACGCAAACTCGTTGTGCACCAGCACGTCGAGGCAGTTGCACTTGCCGGCGTTGAGCGGCGGCGCGGTGCAGAGCCGGCCCAAGGCGGAGATGGTGCTCGGGTCGAAGCAGGGGTCCACGCCGCCGTCCGCGAGGGGCACCGGCTCACCGCCGTCGGCGACCACCGCTGCGTTCGCGGAGAGCACGTCGCAGGTGCAGGCGCCGCTGCGGATGGCGTCGGCCTGCTGCACGTCGGCCGACTGGAAGCCGCTCTTCAGCCAGCCCTCGAACTGGGCCGCGCTCTGGCAATACCCGGCGGCCACCGGGTCCACCGAGCGGCCCGAGCCGCCGTCGGGGGCTCCGACGGGCGTGCCGTTCGAGTCGTAGGTGAGAATCGTGCCGCAGGGCAGCCCCACGCTGGAAAACTGGTTGCCGGCGTTGATGTCGTCGCAGGTGCACTGGCCGGTCATGTACTCCACCAGGCCGTCGCGGAGGCTCACGCCCGTCTCCACGCGCGAGGTGTTCCGTTTCAGCACCAGGAAGCCCGAGCCGCCGGCGGCGATGTAGTTGTTGACGGCGATCTTGTAGAGGCCGTTCTCGTCGAGCGGCTGGCCGTTGATGGTGATGCCGTACGACTCCTCGGCGTAGCACTCGCCCGCCCCGTTGACGTTGAGGCACTGCCAGGGCGAGCGCTTGTCATCGTCTTCGCGCGGGTAGTTGGCCTGGCAGTCGTCGGCGGTGTTGCAGGGCAGGCCCTGCAGGTTCACCAGCGCCTGGGCGCAGTCCATGGTGAAGCGGGCGCCTGCGATCTGGGCCTGGCTCTGGCAGCCGCGCGTGGCCGACTTGGCTGCCGAGAAGTCGAACAGCTCATGCATCTCGCGGCCGGAGAGGTACATGATGTTGATGGTGTTCTCGAAGGGGAAGACGTTGAACATGTCCTCCAGGTTGATGGGGCCGGCGTAGAGGTTGTCGCGGATGCCGAGGGTGTTGGTGAGGCCGAACTCGGCCTCCACGCGGCGACGGATCTTCATGCTCTCCGCGGTCATGTTGCCGAGCGGCGAGTCGCCCTCGGCGCCGTTGGTCTTGCGCTCGATGTTCTTGGGCGCGAACGCGAAGATCTTCGGCAGATCGAGGGCCACGGTCTGGTTCTCGATGTAGGGCTGTAAGAGCCAGGTGGTGAGCCGGTCTTCCTGCTGGGTGCACTCGTCCCGCTTCGACTCCACCAGCGCGTGGAAGTCCTGGGTGGAGAGGGCGCCGCGCTGGGCGCGGGCGGCGTCGTCGCACCAGATCGCGTCGATGGGGAACGGGTGGTAGGTGTGACCCACCACCTCGCCGCCGAGCGCCATGCGCTCAGGCGTGTCGGTCTTGGGGTCGGGCATGTGCACCATCATGTCCAGCCGGCCCAGGTACTTGGAGAACGCGCCCGAGTGCTGCAGCACCACGCGGCGGTTGGGCTGGTTGGGGTTGACGATCTCTTCGCTGGGGTCGAGCACGATGTGCAGGTGCCCGCCCATGATCACGTCGATGTTCTTCACGCCCGGGATCCACACGTGCTGGGTGCCGTCGGGCAGCGTCTCCAGGATCTTCCACTTGTTATCCGGGTCCGGATCGTTGGCGCGGGTGACGTACTCGCTGATGTCCGAGCGGGGCGGGAAGTAGTCGTCGTAGCCGGTGATGAGCTGCTGGTCCTCGGTGAGGCCGGCGTGGCTGAGGATGACGATGAGGTCCACCTGGGGCTTCAAGAACTCCACCCACTGGCGCATGGCCTCGTTCTGCTCGATGGGGGTGATCTGCAGGGAGTTGTCGCCCTCCACGAGCGAGTCGAGCGAGGAGAGGTTACCCAGGCCAATCACGCCCACCTTGAGGCCGCGCACGTTGAGCACCACGTAGGGACGGCTCACCTGGGCGAGCTGGTTGGAGATGGAGTCGACGGCCGGGTCGGTCTTGAAGTCGTAGTTCGCGGCGAGGAGCGGGTAGGTGCCCCA
Coding sequences within:
- a CDS encoding bifunctional metallophosphatase/5'-nucleotidase, with product MRLRPCVLATSVLLAAGCLPTRDGDQPNLAGQDVRFTILHTSDIHSRLLPYDLAPIKTDIDLGLAPEAPPYGGVARLAALIHRERANSDRVVHLDSGDQFEGAPIFNLSTGEPEIRWMSLIQPDAVVIGNHEFDRGARNFVEQYIKWGTYPLLAANYDFKTDPAVDSISNQLAQVSRPYVVLNVRGLKVGVIGLGNLSSLDSLVEGDNSLQITPIEQNEAMRQWVEFLKPQVDLIVILSHAGLTEDQQLITGYDDYFPPRSDISEYVTRANDPDPDNKWKILETLPDGTQHVWIPGVKNIDVIMGGHLHIVLDPSEEIVNPNQPNRRVVLQHSGAFSKYLGRLDMMVHMPDPKTDTPERMALGGEVVGHTYHPFPIDAIWCDDAARAQRGALSTQDFHALVESKRDECTQQEDRLTTWLLQPYIENQTVALDLPKIFAFAPKNIERKTNGAEGDSPLGNMTAESMKIRRRVEAEFGLTNTLGIRDNLYAGPINLEDMFNVFPFENTINIMYLSGREMHELFDFSAAKSATRGCQSQAQIAGARFTMDCAQALVNLQGLPCNTADDCQANYPREDDDKRSPWQCLNVNGAGECYAEESYGITINGQPLDENGLYKIAVNNYIAAGGSGFLVLKRNTSRVETGVSLRDGLVEYMTGQCTCDDINAGNQFSSVGLPCGTILTYDSNGTPVGAPDGGSGRSVDPVAAGYCQSAAQFEGWLKSGFQSADVQQADAIRSGACTCDVLSANAAVVADGGEPVPLADGGVDPCFDPSTISALGRLCTAPPLNAGKCNCLDVLVHNEFACGHITPELESFCSKPTIMPIVVGVEDGRIEARVK